One Nematostella vectensis chromosome 10, jaNemVect1.1, whole genome shotgun sequence genomic window carries:
- the LOC5519187 gene encoding bone morphogenetic protein 1 isoform X1 — MMSRFGLMSYFCIVCYATQAIFSGPLNKTVAHDSDKANITPAMRQTSMTPHPAHISNSSFPSALLKTDVPINSLCEPNLPVYTDIHSSSGNFTSPLYPSPYPNMASYIWRLTVERGLRISLTLDPVLLENSNPCVDYVEVRDGASKEAKLLSRVCGANRAPVVLRSSGNKLWVMFRSDCSVVYEGFQAVYTSFNEHNERTCPGSPPPPEENKSHSSRAVLNTWLVVSTIIPLFVK, encoded by the exons ATGATGTCGCGCTTCGGGCTAATGAGctatttttgtattgtttgttACGCTACCCAAGCTATTTTCTCAG GGCCTCTGAACAAGACGGTGGCCCACGACTCCGATAAAGCAAATATCACTCCCGCGATGAGGCAAACTTCTATGACTCCTCATCCTGCTCACATTTCTAATTCGTCATTTCCATCAGCGTTACTTAAAACAGATGTCCCCATAAACT CCCTCTGCGAGCCAAATCTTCCTGTCTACACCGACATTCACTCCTCATCCGGGAACTTCACAAGTCccttgtacccctccccctacccaAATATGGCGAGCTATATCTGGCGTCTGACGGTCGAGCGGGGACTGCGTATAAGCCTCACACTAGACCCAGTCCTGCTCGAAAACAGCAATCCTTGTGTGGATTATGTTGAAGTGAGAGACGGAGCTTCTAAAGAGGCCAAGCTGCTAAGCCGAGTGTGCGGCGCCAATCGTGCGCCCGTGGTACTACGGTCTAGCGGTAATAAGCTGTGGGTCATGTTCAGATCTGATTGCTCCGTTGTGTATGAGGGATTTCAGGCCGTGTACACCAGTTTTAACG AACACAATGAAAGGACGTGTCCAGGGAGCCCACCACCGCCTGAAGAAAACAAGT CGCACTCGTCCCGTGCAGTCTTAAACACATGGCTGGTTGTATCCACGATTATACCACTGTTTGTAAAATAA
- the LOC5519187 gene encoding bone morphogenetic protein 1 isoform X2 — MMSRFGLMSYFCIVCYATQAIFSGPLNKTVAHDSDKANITPAMRQTSMTPHPAHISNSSFPSALLKTDVPINSLCEPNLPVYTDIHSSSGNFTSPLYPSPYPNMASYIWRLTVERGLRISLTLDPVLLENSNPCVDYVEVRDGASKEAKLLSRVCGANRAPVVLRSSGNKLWVMFRSDCSVVYEGFQAVYTSFNEHNERTCPGSPPPPEENKCKMNNRTRPVQS; from the exons ATGATGTCGCGCTTCGGGCTAATGAGctatttttgtattgtttgttACGCTACCCAAGCTATTTTCTCAG GGCCTCTGAACAAGACGGTGGCCCACGACTCCGATAAAGCAAATATCACTCCCGCGATGAGGCAAACTTCTATGACTCCTCATCCTGCTCACATTTCTAATTCGTCATTTCCATCAGCGTTACTTAAAACAGATGTCCCCATAAACT CCCTCTGCGAGCCAAATCTTCCTGTCTACACCGACATTCACTCCTCATCCGGGAACTTCACAAGTCccttgtacccctccccctacccaAATATGGCGAGCTATATCTGGCGTCTGACGGTCGAGCGGGGACTGCGTATAAGCCTCACACTAGACCCAGTCCTGCTCGAAAACAGCAATCCTTGTGTGGATTATGTTGAAGTGAGAGACGGAGCTTCTAAAGAGGCCAAGCTGCTAAGCCGAGTGTGCGGCGCCAATCGTGCGCCCGTGGTACTACGGTCTAGCGGTAATAAGCTGTGGGTCATGTTCAGATCTGATTGCTCCGTTGTGTATGAGGGATTTCAGGCCGTGTACACCAGTTTTAACG AACACAATGAAAGGACGTGTCCAGGGAGCCCACCACCGCCTGAAGAAAACAAGTGTAAGATGAACAAC CGCACTCGTCCCGTGCAGTCTTAA